The following are encoded together in the Neomonachus schauinslandi chromosome X, ASM220157v2, whole genome shotgun sequence genome:
- the LOC110573098 gene encoding proteasome subunit beta type-5-like codes for MALASVLERPLPVNGLRFFGLGGLADLLDLGPGSPSDGLSLAAPNWRVAEEPRIEMLHGTTTLAFKFQHGVIVAADSRATAGAYIASQTVKKVIEISPYLLGTMAGGAADCSFWERLLARQCRIYELRNKERISVAAASKLLANMVYQYKGMGLSMGTMICGWDKRGPGLYYVDSEGNRISGATFSVGSGSVYAYGVMDRGYSYDLEVEQAYDLARRAIYQATYRDAYSGGAVNLYHVWEDGWIRVSSDNVADLHEKYSGSTP; via the coding sequence ATGGCGCTGGCCAGCGTGTTGGAGAGGCCGCTACCAGTGAACGGGCTCAGGTTTTTCGGACTCGGGGGTCTTGCGGATCTGCTGGACCTGGGTCCAGGGAGTCCCAGCGATGGGCTGAGCCTGGCCGCGCCCAACTGGCGTgtcgcggaggagccgagaatcGAAATGCTTCATGGAACCACTACCCTGGCCTTCAAGTTTCAACATGGAGTCATTGTTGCAGCGGACTCTCGGGCCACAGCTGGTGCCTATATAGCCTCCCAGACAGTAAAGAAGGTGATAGAGATCAGTCCCTACCTGCTGGGCACCATGGCTGGGGGCGCAGCGGACTGCAGCTTCTGGGAGAGGCTGTTGGCTCGGCAATGTCGCATCTATGAGCTTCGAAACAAGGAACGCATCTCGGTAGCAGCTGCCTCCAAGCTGCTTGCCAACATGGTATATCAGTATAAAGGCATGGGGCTGTCCATGGGCACCATGATCTGTGGCTGGGATAAGAGAGGCCCTGGCCTCTACTATGTGGACAGTGAAGGAAACCGGATCTCGGGGGCCACCTTCTCTGTAGGTTCTGGCTCTGTGTATGCTTATGGGGTCATGGATCGGGGTTACTCCTATGACCTAGAGGTGGAACAGGCCTATGATCTGGCCCGTCGAGCCATCTACCAAGCCACCTATAGAGATGCCTACTCAGGAGGTGCAGTCAACCTCTACCATGTCTGGGAGGATGGCTGGATCCGAGTCTCCAGTGACAATGTAGCTGATCTACATGAGAAATACAGTGGTTCTACCCCTTGA